One genomic segment of Nonomuraea coxensis DSM 45129 includes these proteins:
- a CDS encoding glycosyltransferase encodes MKVLMNAGPWLTVPPPGYGGIENVVATLVPALREHGVEVVLASVGSSDLEVDELISVFDDGRFGELQKPYNQVMGLAHAHQARIVAELRGRDDIDLVHDHLEVVGPAVLAAYGGPPVLHTLHWDLRKHPQFYGAFPSSIKVNGVSESQLARAPEALRAASLGAIHLATPLAGRRVEAGRGEHLIVMGRVCGLKGQHVAARVCQKLGLPLVLAGPVSGRDSQAELDAVAQDPDHPLHGHPDVRYHLDQVTPYLDGDLVKWVGAVGGEERDRLYASARAALFPIQWDEPGGTAVVEALALGVPPVGLRRGCLPEIIDHGRTGFLADTEEELAEWLLRIDEIDPEECRAEARRRFSPSVMGERYLELYEQVLRGA; translated from the coding sequence GTGAAGGTGCTCATGAACGCGGGGCCGTGGCTCACCGTGCCGCCCCCTGGCTACGGCGGGATCGAGAACGTCGTCGCCACGCTCGTGCCCGCGCTGCGCGAGCACGGGGTGGAGGTGGTCCTCGCCTCCGTCGGGAGCAGCGACCTGGAAGTGGACGAGCTGATCAGCGTCTTCGACGACGGCCGGTTCGGGGAGCTGCAGAAGCCGTACAACCAGGTGATGGGCCTCGCCCATGCCCACCAGGCGCGGATCGTCGCCGAGCTGCGGGGGCGCGACGACATCGACCTCGTCCACGACCACCTGGAGGTCGTGGGCCCGGCGGTGCTGGCCGCGTACGGCGGGCCGCCCGTCCTCCACACCCTCCACTGGGACCTGCGCAAACACCCCCAGTTCTACGGGGCGTTCCCGTCGTCGATCAAGGTGAACGGCGTCTCGGAGTCGCAGCTCGCCCGCGCCCCCGAGGCCCTGCGCGCCGCCTCCCTCGGCGCGATCCACCTGGCGACGCCGCTCGCCGGCCGGCGGGTGGAGGCCGGGCGCGGCGAGCACCTGATCGTCATGGGCCGCGTCTGCGGGCTCAAGGGACAGCACGTGGCGGCCCGCGTCTGCCAGAAGCTCGGGCTGCCGCTGGTGCTGGCCGGGCCGGTCAGCGGCCGCGACAGCCAGGCCGAGCTGGACGCCGTCGCCCAGGACCCCGACCATCCGCTGCACGGCCACCCCGACGTGCGCTACCACCTCGACCAGGTGACCCCGTACCTGGACGGGGACCTCGTGAAGTGGGTCGGCGCGGTGGGCGGCGAGGAGCGCGACCGGCTCTACGCCTCGGCGCGGGCCGCGCTCTTCCCCATCCAGTGGGACGAGCCGGGCGGCACCGCCGTCGTCGAGGCGCTGGCGCTCGGCGTGCCTCCCGTCGGGCTGCGCCGCGGCTGCCTGCCGGAGATCATCGATCACGGGCGCACCGGCTTCCTGGCCGACACCGAGGAGGAGCTGGCCGAGTGGCTGCTGCGGATCGACGAGATCGATCCGGAGGAGTGCCGCGCGGAGGCCCGCCGCCGCTTCTCGCCGTCGGTGATGGGCGAACGCTACCTGGAGCTGTACGAGCAGGTCCTGCGCGGTGCCTGA
- a CDS encoding zinc-binding dehydrogenase — translation MGDVLTIEAPGKVALVEEKLPEIPEGGFRVATTHSGVSAGTELTYVKGDNPYLNATFDRELGLFVPGTPSIEYPVRGIGYMQVGRVVETRTAAVREGALVAMAYGHRTAYVADPLADRFVELPADLDPLLGIYVAHMGPICANGLLHAAHDLYGPAARHLGDGVHGRRVVVVGAGVVGLLVACFAMHGGAAEVVVVDETPARLEVAAALGANVLAVADDPAVTLKRRWRHAPQDRGADVVFQCRGRARALALGLRLLRPQGTLVDLAFYTEGADEVRLGEEFHHNGLSVRCAQIGRVPRGLAHAWDRERLSHETIGLLREWGPLLRRHLVTDLVGFGEAPLFLGDLAARRRQSLQAVLCDEVQEEGG, via the coding sequence ATGGGTGACGTGCTCACGATCGAGGCTCCCGGCAAGGTCGCGCTCGTCGAGGAGAAGCTGCCGGAGATCCCCGAGGGCGGGTTCAGGGTGGCGACGACGCACAGCGGCGTCTCCGCCGGGACCGAGCTGACCTACGTCAAGGGCGACAACCCCTACCTGAACGCCACCTTCGACCGCGAGCTCGGCCTGTTCGTCCCGGGCACGCCGTCGATCGAGTACCCGGTCCGCGGCATCGGCTACATGCAGGTCGGCCGGGTGGTGGAGACCAGGACCGCGGCCGTGCGCGAGGGCGCCCTGGTCGCCATGGCGTACGGGCACCGCACCGCGTACGTCGCCGACCCGCTCGCCGACCGCTTCGTCGAACTGCCCGCCGACCTCGACCCGCTGCTCGGCATCTACGTCGCCCACATGGGCCCCATCTGCGCCAACGGTCTGCTGCACGCCGCCCACGACCTGTACGGCCCGGCCGCGCGGCACCTCGGCGACGGCGTGCACGGCCGCCGGGTCGTGGTCGTGGGCGCGGGCGTGGTCGGCCTGCTGGTGGCCTGTTTCGCCATGCACGGCGGCGCGGCCGAGGTCGTCGTCGTGGACGAGACCCCGGCCAGGCTGGAGGTCGCCGCGGCGCTGGGCGCGAACGTCCTGGCCGTGGCCGACGACCCGGCGGTGACGCTGAAGCGGCGCTGGCGGCACGCCCCGCAGGACCGCGGCGCGGACGTGGTGTTCCAGTGCCGCGGCCGGGCCCGCGCGCTCGCGCTCGGGCTGCGCCTGCTCCGCCCTCAGGGCACGCTCGTGGACCTGGCCTTCTACACCGAGGGCGCGGACGAGGTGCGGCTCGGCGAGGAGTTCCACCACAACGGCCTGTCGGTGCGCTGCGCGCAGATCGGCCGGGTGCCGCGCGGGCTGGCGCACGCCTGGGACAGGGAGCGGCTGTCGCACGAGACGATCGGCCTGCTCAGGGAGTGGGGTCCGCTGCTACGCCGGCACCTGGTCACCGATCTCGTCGGCTTCGGGGAGGCTCCCCTGTTCCTCGGCGACCTCGCCGCCCGCCGGCGCCAGAGTCTCCAGGCCGTGCTCTGCGACGAGGTCCAGGAGGAGGGCGGCTGA
- a CDS encoding glucosyl-3-phosphoglycerate synthase, producing MSRVQEWYGPHSSTAAEWPVDALLLAKGTTTVSVVLPARDEESTVGDIVTVIRRELVERAPLVDEILVVDSNSTDATAERARAAGARVVAQNDVLSHLPPLTGKGEALWKGLAASSGDVVVFVDADLRSFGAHYVSGLVGPLLADADLHFVKATYERPYIGADGVPQRGGGGRVTELVARPLINLFWPELAGFAQPLGGEYAARRSVLEQVPFVTEYGVEFGLLVDLLDLVGLDAMAQVDLGHRTHTHQDMAALGRMAGQIMLTAWSRLEGQGRVMASEPPAHTLLQWGLDGDADLVDVAVAERPPLASVLEEDPA from the coding sequence TTGTCCAGAGTCCAGGAGTGGTACGGCCCCCATTCGAGCACCGCCGCCGAATGGCCCGTCGACGCCTTACTGCTGGCCAAGGGAACCACCACGGTGAGCGTCGTGCTGCCGGCGCGCGACGAGGAGAGCACGGTCGGCGACATCGTCACCGTCATCCGCAGGGAGCTCGTCGAGCGGGCGCCCCTCGTCGACGAGATCCTCGTCGTCGACTCCAACTCCACCGACGCCACCGCCGAGCGGGCCCGCGCGGCGGGCGCCCGCGTCGTGGCGCAGAACGACGTGCTCTCCCACCTGCCGCCGCTGACGGGCAAGGGGGAGGCCCTGTGGAAGGGGCTCGCCGCCAGCAGCGGCGACGTCGTCGTGTTCGTGGACGCCGACCTGCGCAGCTTCGGCGCGCACTACGTCTCGGGACTGGTCGGGCCGCTGCTGGCCGACGCCGACCTCCACTTCGTCAAGGCGACCTACGAGCGGCCCTACATCGGCGCGGACGGCGTCCCGCAGCGGGGCGGCGGCGGCCGGGTCACCGAGCTGGTCGCCCGGCCGCTCATCAACCTGTTCTGGCCCGAGCTGGCCGGGTTCGCGCAGCCGCTCGGCGGCGAGTACGCGGCCCGCCGCTCCGTCCTCGAACAGGTGCCCTTCGTGACCGAGTACGGCGTCGAGTTCGGGCTGCTGGTGGACCTGCTCGACCTCGTCGGGCTGGACGCCATGGCCCAGGTCGATCTCGGCCACCGTACCCACACCCACCAGGACATGGCCGCGCTCGGCCGGATGGCCGGGCAGATCATGCTCACCGCCTGGTCCCGCCTGGAAGGGCAGGGCCGGGTCATGGCGTCGGAACCTCCCGCCCACACCCTGCTCCAGTGGGGACTCGACGGCGACGCCGACCTGGTGGACGTGGCCGTGGCCGAGCGTCCCCCGCTCGCTTCCGTTCTGGAGGAGGACCCGGCGTGA
- a CDS encoding Gfo/Idh/MocA family oxidoreductase — MGAVPLLDSGQGSHICLHAVSPVLMRTRNLPVLCALEHLCLIATECGICGVVSPLTRVGIVGAGNVAARHADVLSGFSDVTIAGIADTDLAKAEALASRHGSPAYGSHADLLSAGRLDAVYVCVPPFAHGNPELDVLSSDLPLFVEKPLSLDLRTAETIAAETDRRSLPSAVGHHWRYLDLVDRATELLAGRPVRLAIGHWLDKVPPVGWWLRRDLSGGQVVEQAVHVLDLARVLVGEVTMVHAVAAGDAPDGEVDRASTAVLRFAGGAAGMLATSCLLTRKHRAGLEVCADGIALELTETHLLVDGERMIEDDGRAKTRVDREFIDAVQGKDADVRATYREALRTHRLALALAESAAEGRPVTLDG, encoded by the coding sequence ATGGGGGCCGTACCACTCCTGGACTCTGGACAAGGCTCGCACATCTGTCTTCATGCAGTCAGCCCCGTTCTGATGAGGACCCGCAACCTGCCCGTTCTATGCGCTCTCGAACATCTTTGTTTGATAGCAACTGAATGTGGCATATGCGGGGTTGTGTCCCCACTGACCCGAGTCGGCATCGTAGGTGCCGGAAATGTCGCCGCCCGCCACGCAGACGTCCTGTCCGGATTCTCCGATGTCACGATCGCCGGGATCGCCGACACGGATCTCGCCAAGGCCGAGGCTCTCGCCTCACGGCATGGCTCCCCCGCCTATGGCAGCCACGCGGACCTGCTCAGTGCCGGCCGTCTCGATGCGGTGTATGTTTGCGTGCCTCCTTTCGCGCACGGTAACCCCGAACTGGATGTTTTGTCGTCCGACCTGCCGCTTTTCGTGGAAAAGCCACTGTCTTTGGACCTCCGAACCGCGGAAACCATCGCGGCCGAAACCGACCGCAGATCCCTTCCGTCCGCCGTCGGCCACCACTGGCGTTATCTCGACCTCGTCGACCGGGCGACGGAGCTGCTGGCCGGCCGCCCCGTACGGCTCGCGATCGGCCACTGGCTGGACAAGGTCCCCCCGGTCGGCTGGTGGCTGCGGCGGGACCTGTCCGGCGGCCAGGTCGTCGAGCAGGCCGTGCACGTCCTGGACCTGGCGCGGGTGCTGGTCGGCGAGGTCACGATGGTGCACGCGGTGGCCGCCGGCGACGCGCCCGACGGCGAGGTGGACCGGGCGAGCACAGCCGTCCTCCGCTTCGCCGGCGGCGCGGCCGGCATGCTGGCCACCTCCTGCCTGCTCACCCGCAAGCACCGGGCAGGGCTGGAGGTCTGCGCCGACGGCATCGCGCTGGAGCTGACCGAGACCCACCTGCTCGTGGACGGAGAGCGGATGATCGAGGACGACGGCCGCGCGAAGACCCGCGTGGACCGCGAGTTCATCGACGCCGTGCAGGGCAAGGACGCGGACGTGCGCGCCACGTACCGCGAAGCCCTGAGGACCCACCGCCTGGCCCTGGCCCTCGCCGAGTCCGCCGCCGAGGGAAGGCCGGTGACGCTCGATGGGTGA